One window from the genome of Daphnia pulex isolate KAP4 chromosome 9, ASM2113471v1 encodes:
- the LOC124201973 gene encoding AMMECR1-like protein produces the protein MSAGCCGTKKQKTTNSSSSSCNGTDDGNGSSSSSNTHFAQGTSSSAGLHHHSHLTNGHARNGTVAHPEMGFYCFDVLYSHLHSSEPPKPPRFTNEEYPLFVTWAIGKDKRLRGCIGTFSAMNLHSGLREYAVTSAFKDSRFSPITADELSKLHVSVSILTNFEDAEDHMDWEVGTHGIRIEFHSDRGSRRTATYLPEVATEQGWDRIQTIDSLLRKGGFKGLVTHDVRRNIKLVRYRSEKVSVSWQDYWTHWKNNGKC, from the exons ATGTCTGCAGGATGTTGTGGgaccaagaaacaaaagacgacCAACTCCTCGTCGTCTTCGTGCAACGGCACGGATGATGGCAACGGAAGctcatccagcagcaacaccCATTTTGCTCAGGGGACTTCATCTTCGGCTGGATTGCATCACCACTCTCACCTGACCAACGGCCATGCTCGAAATGGAACTGTGGCCCATCCAGAGATGGGCTTCTATTGTTTTGATGTCCTCTATTCTCACTTGCACAGTTCTGAACCTCCAAAACCTCCTAGATTCACCAACGAAGAATA CCCGTTGTTTGTCACTTGGGCCATTGGAAAGGACAAAAGGCTGCGTGGGTGTATAGGAACTTTTAGTGCAATGAACTTACACTCTGGTCTCAGGGAATATGCTGTGACAag tGCTTTCAAGGATTCTAGATTTAGCCCCATCACTGCCGACGAACTATCAAAACTTCACGTCTCTGTGTCCATTTTGACCAACTTTGAGGATGCTGAAGATCATATGGATTGGGAAGTCGGAACACACGGGATCCGTATCGAATTTCATTCGGATCGTGGTTCCCGACGCACTGCCACTTACTTGCCAGAAGTTGCCACTGAACAAG GATGGGATCGCATTCAAACTATCGATTCCTTGCTGCGTAAAGGTGGATTCAAGGGTTTAGTTACCCACGACGTCCGTCGCAACATCAAACTTGTCCGATACCGAAGCGAAAAAGTGTCTGTTTCGTGGCAAGATTACTGGACTCATTGGAAGAATAACGGCAAATGCTAG
- the LOC124201974 gene encoding uncharacterized protein LOC124201974: protein MALRKTTVAELPSTAIRLTREEAIEYQYEAIRQWQPESEMWPLMYGSLAMGAVSSLSGAVINEYFRRTLFLPKSSLIVIGMPVIGVASLILTIAHHKLTSDLLLMDTPCMPCLQGKSALLVGFFGTIYPVIGSSVGNMMQAQRMGTTYIPSLTKERPKFFKFWQQLIQKKSSFYAKSLAVNIVLATVVTHYQQKAFFRLNQQDQ from the exons ATGGCACTTCGTAAAACTACCGTAGCGGAATTACCATCGACTGCTATCCGTTTGACGCGGGAAGAAGCTATCGAGTATCAATATGAAGCGATTCGGCAGTGGCAACCTGAATCAGAAAT GTGGCCACTGATGTATGGCTCCCTTGCCATGGGCGCAGTCAGCTCTCTATCGGGGGCTGTCATCAATGAATACTTTAGGAGAACATTGTTCCTGCCCAAATCCTCCTTGATTGTAATTGGCATGCCTGTGATTGGTGTTGCTTCTCTCATATTGACTATTGCACACCACAAG TTGACCTCAGATCTTCTGTTAATGGACACCCCATGTATGCCTTGTCTGCAAGGAAAATCAGCTCTGCTTGTTGGATTTTTTGGGACAATTTACCCAGTTATAGGTTCCTCAGTTGGGAACATGATG CAAGCACAGAGGATGGGGACTACTTACATACCTTCATTGACTAAAGAAAGACccaagtttttcaaattttggcagCAGTTGATCCAAAAGAAGAGCAGCTTTTACGCCAAATCTTTAGCAGTGAATATCGTTTTGGCAACGGTTGTCACGCACTACCAGCAAAAGGCCTTCTTCCGGTTAAACCAGCAAGATCAATGA